In Miscanthus floridulus cultivar M001 chromosome 8, ASM1932011v1, whole genome shotgun sequence, the sequence atagtCAAACGAACATGCTGTGAGTTAAGCCATGCCgtaaataaacaaaataaaaagaactaATGAAATGACGGTGGACACAAAGTGTTGGATCACGGAAGCAGAAATGCTTGGATTCATGAACAGAATCTAAATGCGACGATGGGAGTGTTTACATTTGTGCACGGATTGTACATTGGCCGACGACGATGGAATATGTTgtttgtaaaatttatttatgactaattagaaatttactcataaTACAAATCGTTATCTCGACCTTGGATCGCTGCGATATTTGCACCTCTTCGACAAAAACTGTAGTCACGCGAAAGTGGAATGCTCAAACAGACCAACGAAGATGGTACACGTACGAATCACCGAAAGCTTCATACCGAGGGCAGTATGGGAATGATTGATGACGTACGACTCTACTAGTACCCCCGTTTCAGAAAAGACACGATTTTAAATTTTATCATGATCAGGCTAACTCAGTTAAATTGTCTGAatttatgaaaaaaaaacaatattaACATTTAAGACTCAGGATAAATATATTAGAAAATTTATTAtatataataatatttatttagtaTGATACTCCCTCCATACGGGTAATTCAAGTCGTTTTAGACAAGTCTTGGGTCAAACATTGGAAATATAAATCAtgaaataacttttaagttgttgagtttggaaatatgaAAACCATATGAATAAATTTGTCTTCAAGAgtaatttcataaaaatatacagaCATCATTTCCAATAAATATCTTTTATAAAAATAAGGAGTCAAATTTCATGGTTTGGAGACCGTGttgctgtccaaaacgacttgaatTACCAATATATAGAGGGAGTAAGTAGTATTAATATTCGTATTAAACAATTGTTGTAAAATTACATTATACATATTATTTCTGCGACAAAGGGAATAAACATGAGCTGGGCAAAATGTGTTTGGCATGCATGGCAAACGCGCATCAGAAGATCCGGACGTGAACGAAAACAAAACAGCGTGCGGGGCAGCGTGCGCAGCGCATTGGTAGAACTAGAACCGGTACTCGTGACATGAGGAAACTTCTGGAGCAGTCGCGAGAGGAGGCTTTGCGGGGGGTGTCCCTTCGCGAAAACTACCAGCCCAGTGCGTGTCCGCTTCCTTCCTCGCGAATCccaccgccgcccgccgccccccATATATAAACCGCCTCTCGGCCCCTTGCATTCTCTCAGATCAAACCCACGAGACGAGAACAACCTGGTTCCGACCCACCACGAGACGACTCCATTCCGAATTCCAAATCCATCCATCCGAACCAGCACCGCCAAAGCATATCAAAAGCCGACAGGCTCTTTGCGTGTGGTGCGAGGCAGACCAATCCCCCCGATCCGTTTCGCGTCTACCAGAGGGACGACACCCGCCGGAGCCGGAAGCGATGGACGCCTTCTACTcgacatcctcctcctcctcggggcCGTACGGCGCGACGGCGTACGGCGGCAGCGGCTGGGGCTACGACTCGCTCAAGAACTTCCGCCAGATCACCCCCGCCGTCCAGACCCACCTCAAGCTCGTACGTACCGCCACCCTCCCGTTCTTCTTCTCGTCGTGCTTGCGTTTCTCGCTCGTCGTCCCGGCCCTACTACGCCGGTGTTTCTCTGCATAGCCGGTTTATTTGGCTTTGTTTTGGGGATTTGGGGGTGGAATGTGGCAACGGATcctgttcgttttgctgaaaagATAAGCTGGAAAGGATCGTTGGCTGATTAGctttgagagaaaaacaccggtCCTTTattcttcgctgaaaaaatacggaCGAAAAGACAAGCGTACAGGTGAGGTGAGGTGGTGTTATAATCTCACAGTTTCGATGGCTGTTTTCACAATTTTTGGGGGGCTATTTTTTTCCCGGTTGGCCTCGGTCGTTCGCCTTCGTACGTGCCAATTTGCCATCGTGTTCCATCCAGGCTTGCGTCCTCTGTGGGCTGGTTTAGATTTGTGCGCCCGGTGGTTTGGATTGCACCTCTGTTCGAATTGTCCTTTTTTGGTCGGGTTCAAATTGTTCAGTGAAAACAGCGGATTCTGTTGTTCTACCCGCGGAATGTGAAGGCGATTCACGCAATTAGCCTTTAGTATTTTTTTTATCAGTTGGTGGTTTCGTGGGGATTTCCTTACGCAATGGAATTTCGTCTGTTTATTATTATATCATCATCACAACCTGCGGTTTGCGTGTTGCTTTTGCCTAGGAATTTCTGATTCGCGCGTGCTGTATTCCTTGCGTTGAGAACTGCCAATGCCACCGATTGATTGATTCGTCACACAAGAACATGATTCGATTCGAATAataataatatgtgattgatcgaTATAAACTTTTCAGCAAGTCGATTCCATGCGTTGCATTTCGGTTACTTGTTTATTTATGCACCTTATTATGCTTGGTGCGATCTTGCAACCGTGTGATATGTCACACGTCGTTCTGACGGCGGTTATTAGTTAGTTGCTCCATCCAGTAATTATAATTTATTTAATTCAATTCAAATCTGACTGTGGTTGTCGGTTTTGGTTTGGTTTGGTTGCCTGCAGGTTTACCTCACCCTATGCGTGGCGCTGGCCTCGTCGGCGGTGGGCGCTTACCTGCACGTCGTCTGGAACATCGGCGGGATGCTGACCACGCTCGGCTGCGTCGGCAGCATCGCCTGGCTCTTCTCGGTGCCCGTCTACGAGGAGGTTTGTTCGTCCCTCCTTCGTCAGTTGACCTTGCTCGGCATCTCGCAAGCTGTGCAGGCTCGCGAGCGAGAAATTTGACAAACCGAAAATGTCAATTGCGTCTGTGCTGACTTTTCTCTTTCTCAATGTGTTGCCCTGTTCGTCCGTGCTTGTGCATGTGCAGAGGAAGAGGTATGGGCTGCTGATGGCGGCTGCCCTCCTGGAAGGGGCTTCGGTTGGACCCCTCATCAAGCTCGCCGTGGAATTTGACCCAAGGTAACAACGAACTTACCTCGCACTTGTCTCTCGGAAATTACCTGCGCTGTGCGCTACTGATTAATCAAAACTAAACACTACGAGTTTGATCATGCATGAGCGGACAAGTTGTAGTAAATAAATGCTTAGATGATGATGACTTtgccctgtttgtttggctgataagataTGGCTGAAATTatcgttggctgatttgttgtgagagaaaaatattgttcgtcggctgaaaaagtacggcttataagcgaaACGAACATGTCGATAATCTTCGGGCATTGACAGCGACTTACGTGCTGCTTCTATGGGATGTGTGTATTGCCTACTTGTCTCTCCTGCCAGTCGCTGTCTGCTTCTATTCTTGCCGCAGTTTTTCGGTAGTGACTGGGATTTCGAGGTCAGAGAAGGAGATTTTTTTTTGCATGTACTGTAAAATTACAGTGCGATCTTCTCATAAGAATTTTAAGTTGCTTTCTGAGAACTGTCACTTTCAGTGAATCATCATGCATGATGTTATAGCTAGGCAATTCATCTCAAACAGACATGCGGCACATACATGCATGATGCTGTCACTAGTTATACTTCTTTATCCCAATTTTGGAGCTAAAGCCAGTAAAAAGTTTGCATGCCCCTTATAGGTGCAAAATTTCGGCACCTAGTTATAGAATTGATTTTGCCCTTTGTTTTGCTTTGCCTATTCATGCTTTACCCCTTTTGTCAAAAGGTGCTCCACATGCATGTTGTAGCACTttgtatttggaaaaagaaaaggttgCTTCCTAATTGCTTGATAGGATCTTGGCATGGGTTGACATAAGAAATGAATTTAAGCATTGAGCAATTTTCTGAAGATAATCATCAGTCCTGAACATTTAGCTTGTGCATCCTCTCCTTGGATGGATGAACATACTACTATTGCTAGCCTTGGGTAGCCTGAAATGTCTGGGCACTGTTACTTTCATTTGATGGTGTCAAAGTTCTTTATCTTGTTTCTTTTTATATTTTGGCATGATGAATTGATGTTTGTTTATGCTGAATTCCGGACTAAGTATACTCTACTGGGTTCACAGTGCCATCAAGAGAGAAATTTGTGGTTAACCTAGGCATGCATGATCAACTGATGCTTTTTTATGCTGAATTCAGAACTATATTCATACTAGTTCATCAGAGTGCTATTATAGAGGCAGAGATTTGTGGTTGAACTGCTGTTGCTGCTCAGGCTCAGCAAATGTTTTATCTTTTGGTGCACCGACTGAAGCTACCCTGTTGCTTGTATGTTGTTTTTCCTCAGCATCCTGGTGACAGCGTTTGTGGGGACTGCCATTGCGTTCGCGTGCTTCTCTTGCGCCGCCGTGGTGGCCAAGCGCAGGGAGTACCTCTACCTGGGAGGGCTGCTCTCTTCTGGGCTCTCCATCCTGCTCTGGCTGCAGTTCGCCGCCTCCATCTTTGGCCACTCCACTAGCAGCTTCATGTTTGAGGTGAGAGATCGTCATCGATCAGACGTGCCTGCCACTATCCGCTCTTTAATTTGATCGAGCATATTCCTTAATCAGCTTTGATCCGGCCTGCAGGTTTACTTTGGTCTGCTCATCTTCCTGGGGTACATGGTGTACGACACGCAGGAGATCATCGAGAGGGCGCACCACGGCGACATGGACTACATCAAGCACGCCCTCACCCTCTTCACCGACTTCGTGGCTGTCCTTGTCCGCATCCTCGTCATCATGGTGAGAGCTCTTGTCGGATTGGTGGAGTTTGTTCATGCATGATCTCTCTCTGCTGGTGGTGATGTCTGATTGACTGACTGAACTGAACTGTGCATGCAGCTCAAGAACGCGTCTGACAAGtcggaggacaagaagaggaagaagaggtcgTGAGCGGTGTCTTTTCTCACCTGGAACACTGAAGGCACGGGCTGCCTGATGCTACGTACGAGTATAGTACTACAATATGAATGGAAGCTCCCACATATATATAGGGAGGAGTAACTGGGTTCTTGTGGTGGAACCGAAAGAACTGAGagtgtttctttgttttcttcatcTCTTAGTTTGTTATTAGTCGTCCTGTGAATGAATCTGGTACGGTTTGGTTGCATACTGTATACGATACGAGCGCTGCAACAAATTGGATCTGCATGCCGGTGTTTGCTGGCCTGAAAACTCTGTAGATGGATGGAATGCAGTTAAGATGTTGCCGTTGCACGGTCCAATCCTGTGTGGTTGTCACGCGTTTCTGGTAGCTGGAACGCGTCGCCTGTCACGAGCGCACCAGAGTGCTGCGGTGTTGCCGCCGCCCGCCGGCGTA encodes:
- the LOC136475579 gene encoding bax inhibitor 1, whose protein sequence is MDAFYSTSSSSSGPYGATAYGGSGWGYDSLKNFRQITPAVQTHLKLVYLTLCVALASSAVGAYLHVVWNIGGMLTTLGCVGSIAWLFSVPVYEERKRYGLLMAAALLEGASVGPLIKLAVEFDPSILVTAFVGTAIAFACFSCAAVVAKRREYLYLGGLLSSGLSILLWLQFAASIFGHSTSSFMFEVYFGLLIFLGYMVYDTQEIIERAHHGDMDYIKHALTLFTDFVAVLVRILVIMLKNASDKSEDKKRKKRS